The stretch of DNA GTTTGTGAATGTGCATAtttgggcctgtgtgtgtgaaaatatatataacaacaGAGTCAAATaattgaatttccccttgtaggattaataaagtatactcTTCTTCTTGAGTTGTGCTAAACCTCTGCAGTAGTGGGAAAAGCTGTGGCCATGTCCAAAGTATGCAGAGATGAGAGCATGTAGCTGCAGAGGTGCAGAATTATTCAAAAAATGATTCTGTTCAAAAATGCGTTTATTAAtaattaaacaaataataatatgtttattAATTAGTTAGTTAATTAGTTTAATTAGCTCATTCTCCTGCTAATCTTAGCAAAagcaacaaacaaaaatgaaatgattcatatgaaacatatttttctctctctgttccaCCACTTAATTTTCATAGCGCAAAGAGTCATGATAAACACCTAAAAAAACTGATTTTTGGATCAACATTTTTTGGTTAAAGATGCCACAGGTTGACTATCACCCTTCATTTGAGAGAAAGAATCACAACTAAAGCCTTCAATTGTCACAACACCAGATATAATGAAGTttgaccactaggtggcggAAGACATTAGAGCTAATGGTGTGGGTGTGGTCAAATATGGTGCTCATGGAGGAGGAACCAGCAAGTAAACAGAATCAGATCACAGGGGCCATGAGCAACTAACACTTCAGTGAGTTAGtgtaaaacatgaacaatggCTTTGGTGAAACAATTTTGTTTAAGTGCATATTCCTCTTTACTATACAGTGGCATGTAATGCAAGAAGAGCAGTAACTGTTTGGGTGGAGTGCTAAGAATAAAGACCTACTGGCatcttgacctttgaccctaaCAACACACCAAAACTACTATCGATGGCATAATTTAAACCCTCTTCTGCCAACAcatttgcatattaagtggAACAGGTGGTATACAacgggtgtgtgtgtatccttAAAGGTTTAACATATTCTTCTTCTTATTTTAAATGCCCTGAGTCAATGTTCCACTTGTTCAAAGTGTCCCCACTGTCAAAACATCTTCCACTTTGTCTTCTCCACTAATGTTTAACTCAAAACAACATGCTTAACATGTGTGTGCGGGCCAAGAAAGTAACATGATGACGTCCATGTCATGCTTTAGAAACTGTATGATGTGTGCCCTCTTTTGCCAGCATGCCATGTAAGCGCGTCACCTTTAACACGTGAGTCACATTTGAAAGATTCCCGAGAGGTCACTGCTATTATAAGACAACCACTGACCTGGcatctcactcacacacacacacacacaacacatcacATTACACTTTTTTCACAAAGTAATGTGGGTGTTTTCCCCTTGGAGCTGTTGATCGGGTGTAAATATTGTCCACAGCTGGGGAGATTtcacactgctgcagctgggTATATTGTTTATTTGTAGAAGTTCCCTTTCCAGAGATTGTTTAACCAGCTGTTGCAGTTCGAACTCTAGGGGGTAAAGAAAGTGTGTATAGAGAGACTTCACACCAGGCTGCTCAGGTGTGGCTGTGCCTTCTGTTTTACACAAAACACCCAGAGGAATAACAGAGATCTTTTTTAAACGTGCCTTTCGTTACTTTACTACACACTTggacaaaaacatgaataacTACCTAAAGCTACTTTATGATCTGCAAACTAAAAGGTAGGTTACACAGTACATGGTAGCTGTAATTTGAATTTCAGCCTGTGAGCACATTTATTGACAACAAGCAAATAATGTGGAAGTGTTGTAAATACGTCCCAAATAATTACATGAAATATACACATCATCTCCCAGTAGGTTGTCAAGTTTAACTGCAAAAACGTGTCTTGGGATTTGCTCATTATGCTTCAACCAATGCGTTGTATTTTCACACATCAGCTAGCAACCCAGTTATATCTCTTTAAATAGACTGGGGGGGGGTCTTCCTCTGAGGAATGTGTGCTCTGGATAATGAAagtgttttgcatttttgtctCATTGCTGTTTAGTCCCAAAAAGGGGGGCAGCCCTGATGCTCCCCCTCTTAAAATTCAGTCAGAAGTCAGTTTGTGAACCACTAGTGTCAGAGTGACAGACAACTGCAGTCGCATCAACGTTGTAGTATTAAAGACCAACATAAATTCACACTCTTAATACTCCCAAAACTACAATTGTTTATTCTGGATTTTCCTTCATGTAGAAATACTttgtacacatttacattttttcatttGAGACAAAGTGTGAGTTTGCAAACAAACTATAAACACTGGAGAGCTCTAGCATATATATCCAAGCTATCTAATTTATACTTCTAACATCAGAAGGCTCAGCATTTCTAGATATGTTTCAGCTAGAATACACGGAGGGGAAAGTTCaggttttttttcaatatttataAAGTGTATGCCATAAATACATTAACAACAAACTTGTCCTCATGAAATGCtacaaaaaggaaaagaaactaaaaaggaaatgtggagaTAAGTCAATCCTTTTAAATGCTCAGTCACTGCACATTCAGGTCTGTGCTGAGAATTTACTGTCCTGTTCCCTAACAATAGAGATCCAGGTCAACGAGCGGTGGAAACGTCCAGCATCGGTGGCTCATGCCTGTCCAGAAACATCTCTGTGCTTTAACTTTGCCACCTCATCCCTGATACCGGCAAGGCTGAGGCACCCGCTGGCTACATGGAAATAGGTGTGGTGGGGGTGCTATTCATACAGCCCCCACAACCTGTCTAAAAATAACAGAGAGCGGAAGACagcaagagaaaaagagagactgGGTCTGTGCTCTAATACACATTAGCTGTGTGCTGTGAGTGAGGAAAAGTAGCACACCTCCTGTATGGGAATtcggtgtgtgtatgtttatgtgtgtatttccagtGGCGGGGGGTTTAGGAAAGGACTCAGTACATTGCATCCTCGTATATGTCCGTCCGCAGGCAGAATAGGATCCCTCCGCCCAACATGAAGATGGTGGCTCCCCAGCCGAGCCCGTAGCCCCAGTTGAACTCGTGATAGGTCTGAAGGACCGTACCGTCGATGAACTTGATCGGGTAGAGGACCAGAGCACAGGCCTGCAGAACCACTAGAACCAAAAGagtcaaacatcagattttactGGGGAAAAACACTGCTAGGCAACACTAATGTTATTAAATATTACAGCAGTATTTGTGTTACTGATAGCACTTCTACAACCACGTCAATACAACTTTTACTACTACTATGACTGGTGCCGTTTCAAGTACCATAAGGTCTATAATAATctttatagcacttttcaagCAAGGACCAAAAGGTGCTTTCAAGTGTAAGGTACAAATGCAGTGCAATAACAAGATATAAGATATCTTTTTGCattaaatgtatttctatttctcatcCAGTCTGCCATCtgcataaaaaaaggaaaacatcaaGAGAAACAGTCTTTCTATGACACTCCTCCTTGTGGGATTTTTGCTCTTTTGAAGTGGTTTGTCTTTTTTCTCCTGAGAGTGACTGACTTAAACAGCACATTTCGGCAAAGTAAAGCCTCTGCTGTTACCTTTCTTTAGTGAAATGAGGAACAATTTTCTAACAATTATTCTTTATTCATTAAATTTATTCACTAAAGGAAAATGTCTTTAATGCCTCAAtcattaaataaaaagtaattttttttttcctttcaaatcaTTCAGGACAATGAAGTACCGGTGGTAAATGCGTCACTTAGGGGggtacgtgcatgtgtgtgtgtgcaatcaAAGGAGTACTGTGGTCTCCTCTCACACCAGCTACCTCGGTTCCCTTTCGTGCATGCTAGGTGACTCTTGAGGAAGGGACTTTGTGTGACTACGACTCCGCCTTTCCTTCCTACAGGACGGAGCAATGGGGGCGTGCAGGAGGGACGACGGCAGCTCAAGAATGTGGCGGTGTTGATGGAGCCCAGACTGAGCTCGCAGCCCACTGAGGTCATATTTCtggacagaaaataaataccACACAGCCATGGTCCTGCCAAGGAGCATTTAACAGAGTCCAacccctctgctgctgctgctctgctgagGACTGTGTGCCTGTAAGGAGACCTTATTCTCGCAAGGCTCTTAAAGTAATTACACACAGGAAAGGATAACACTGCCTTCCCACACTTTTCAGTAAATGGCTAACAGTCAAAAGCTCAGCCATTAAGTCCACTGCACACACTGGTCTTTTTGTGACTGATGGTTTCAGAGACAGAACAAGAGAAAAATCCCTTCCATTTCCCCTTCAAAGTCAGATTAAACAATTTTTCACAGCGGTTGACAGCATTATATATTATTGTCTATCTGCTTGTTCCAGCCATTCAGTCTAATCTATGAAAAGCTAGAACAAATAACCTAATATCTTTCCACTCACCATGGGTTTGAAAACGATGGACACACCACAGGGAGTCTGGGGTTGAGGAGGATACTATGACTAACAGACTAATCAGACAAatgttaaagaaatagtttgacattgtgagaaatacacttatttgatTTCTCGCCGAGAGTTAGAAGAGAAAATTGATactactctcatgtctgtccgttatgtacacaccgccgccgacttgagcttcaAAGTTACAGAAAGTCATTCATTCTCAATGGAAGCCGGCTTCTCTCAGCTGGAAGAAGCagcaaatctgtcggcgtcgcgttttgggcgtgTTGAGTGACCAGAGCGTCAAGCAGAAAGTTGAAGTTTGGTCAACTTTacggtaatgagctatgacgcagTTCAGCGGCAAACGACCAGCAACCAATCcaaatatagacgtccttcgcgctggctgattccagagaacaTATGATGTAAACTttcgttcctaccaaaacattagttctgagaaaatggaggaaaagctcatcatcgctgttgctgggttccctataatttatgatatgactttgtttgcgtatagggaccagttaaaaaaaaaaaacgaggcaTGGGATAAAATAGCAGGGATAGTTGGTGTCTCCGGTGAGTTGGTAAAGTACgtgatgtttttattatttaagtacGTATGCTATTCTTCCTTGCTTGATGTGAATGTCCTGCCAcatcagagcggccaaagcgtcAAAAGCTTCCCCGTACTTTTTGACAAGCGTCCTTGACAGGgtggccagagcttcttttgcagctcaagttggcggcggtgtgtacgtacagttaagtATGAAGCTACAGACAGAAgcaggttagcttagcacaaagactggaaacagctatctggctctgtccaaatgtaacaacatccacctaccagcatctctaaagctcaccAATAAACaagttatattttgttttcatccatATACAAACCGAAACTAGCTCCTgtgctttcagtctttatgctaagctaagctcacCGGCTgtggcttcatatttaacagacagataAGAGAGTAGTATCATTCTTCTCATCTACAGAAAGTCATaccaagaaagcaaataagtgtatggatattccaaaaatgtcaaaccacTCCTTTAAGATGAGTCCACAGGCATAATGTAACACTGCAGGAGGAGGAATGTCATTTGTGATGTATGACAGGATGTCTGTTTCTTAAATAAtcccattttatttttcaaaactgGAACTGGGCACGAGATAAGTAGCAGTTAGTGGTTAATGTGTCATCATTGTTGTCAAAGTAAAGTAAGCACAGGCTATGCACAGTATACAGAACAATGTCTCTGCTTTGGTTTTAATTATTCGTTTCATAAATAGATCCTCCCTCACCAGTGTCAAAATTTGGCTTCACCCAAAGGACCTTCTCACAAAGCATGCAGGAGAAGTGCTGTGCAAATATGAGGCAGTGCTGGGTGAGGAGTCTGtggttgctttttttcccctaaGTGACTTCACTTGGTTGGTAAGTCTGCAAATTCTGCGGCTGCTTTTTCTTGGCTCATGATCCGGCAGTTCCCCAGACTCCACACCACAGAAAGAATGATCTCAACCAGCACGCCTCATTCAGCTGCTTCTTTCCTTCTACACCCTTCTATTTAACATTAGCactggaacaaaaaaaaaaaccctgtctAAATGGAAATTGTTGCGGTTGCAGTGaacgtatatatgtatatatgtgccATCTTTTTGTTTCCAAATGTGCATGATGTGTTGGAACATTGGATAGACATTTATGAAGGGCAGAAAGTGCAAATGATTTAAGAACTTTTGGTGAGAAAGTAATAGAAAGGAAGAGAAAGACATACCTGCAGTGAAGAGGAGCACAGCCACAGTGCGGTAGTGCCGTCTCTGTGTCCCCCGGCAGAGGGAAATCAGGGCCACCAGAAAGGCCAAGAGAGTCGCCACGGCACCGGCCACCAGCAGCACCAGGGTGGCAATCTGCCAGTCTGCAGGACGAGACACACGAAGGTTAGAGTGCAGCGACAAAAGCTTGATTCACAGGACAGCACTGTTGAATTGAACCGCTGTGTTGATATACACAAAACAAGAGCTAATCCCACAGAGGGGAGTGAGTGAAGCAGAACAGACTCAGACCTTGCATTTATACTCgcatacacacaaactctcCAATAACTGATATTTTCTGATTTTATCTTTCTAcctgtttatatgtatttcttctGAGAACATTGCCCAATGCTCATCAATCTCAAGGTTTATCATATTTTTGCTGATTTTTAAAGTTAgaaagatttctttttgtctattttggtgacatttttgGTGCTAATTAATCCTTACTGTGGAGTTTCTGCTTGTGGCTGCCAGTCTTTTCCATGTCGGTTCAGCCATGGTGGCCTTTTAACAGCACACTTATTCAGTTTATTCCAAACAAACTCCAGTCGCTCCTGGTGGAAAAGTTAAACTCATCACTTCCTCTGCGTCAAAAGAGTCTTCCCTGAAAAGGCCTACACAACACTAGGTTGTTAAACCGGcacattttaaaagcttttcTGACATGAGCTTAACTCTCTATTCAGTAAAGCAATGATACAGAGTCTGAAATCAGTCATCATCATTTGATGTCTCACCTGTCAGTGTCAGAAGAAGGCCAAACCTCAGGAGACTCGACTCAAAAGGAGTATTTGCATTTGATGAACACAGGTCCTAATTTAATTGTATTTAGGATggtaaaaatgaactttttccCAATAACACATCTCAACATGATTTGATTCAGTCTTTAGGAAATATTTTTTGTCTAACATATTTGGTCCATTatgtgtttataaaaaaaaaacagtgcacTTACATCACAATGCTCACTGACGCTGTAAGTTATAATACTGTATTGATCTGCATTATAATAGTCACTTGCAATTTATTCTGCATTGAATGGTGTCCGCCATTCACTCCAAAGATTGAAATTCAAGAATCTTGGGCTAGGTGTGACAATGTGTGCATAATAAATCAGCTTTGCCTTTTGGTGAACTGCCCCTTTAGCCCCAACACACCCCTCCACTGTTGCTTTAATGAGGTCTGCAGACTCTCAAAGCAACAAACCCGCCTCCCATTCACCCCAACACATTCCACAATATCAGAGAGCGGTCAGTCACCCCAAAGCTGTGTTTCCCTCtttgtagcatgtttgtgtctgtgatgGTGGTCACTCAGGCCTCTTAATATTAATGAACAGCTAAAATCTAAAATATCTGACATACTTTTGGCAACTAATTAGGCCAAGACTATATGTGATTTTATATGGTTTGCTTTTAGCCTTTTACTCTTTTTATTACTAATTTAACAGtcagctactgtgtgtttaatgtAGACAAAGCTCCAGTTAATAACAAGCCAACCTACTGTACCAGCCACCAGCCAAAATCTGGCACATTTAATGAGGATTTCCTCCCCTGGTGGGGAAAGGAAGGGGGTTGGAGGCATAAACACTCCTCTCATGTGGCGTCGATGCTTGACAAAAGGCAACCTGGTGGGTCCAGGCCTGGTAATGTGGATGATGGGGAAGATGCTGAATGTGTCTCTTCAAACCCTCTCAAAGCCTTATCGGTTGGAGTGGGTTAACTCTTTGTGTGCCAAAGAGATTGTGTTGCTcagttttctgttattttgtatCCTAAACATGGACATTGACTTGACCTAGACATAATGTTAAAGCATCAATGCCACTCATAAAGAatcaacatttaaatgtaacacTGATTCACCAGGCCTTTGTTAACTGATTTACCATTCAAAACAAGACTGAAAACACATTGATAGTTGAACAATCCACATGTTTTTTCAATTCATTGCTCATGGATTAGTCAACCCTTGCTGGCTGAGCTGAGGATCACAATGACTTTGACACACGTCACTGCTCTGGTATGAACATAGGAAATGTATCAGCAGCACAAGAATCCCTGAATTCCTCAGCTGCTGGACAGAGAACAACAATCCAACTAAAACAGACTCTTCCTGGGAGACGGTGGCCAGAGCTGCCAGGCTGTTCAGTACAGTTCAACAAACATTCCTCTTTGTTTTGTCAAACATAGGATGTGCAGCCTTTTTATAGCCTAAATATCAGACCCTGAAAATGACCACTGATAACAAGCTAGTTTAATACACATGGCAATTACCAGTGCATTATGCATAGGCTATACCATATAGCCTAAATGGCAAAATCTGAGTTTTCCCTAAAAAAGTAGGCTACTTAATTTACTACAACCTTGAGATCAAAGCTTTTTTCTCTCCCAATGTCTGGTTATCCCCTTCGCAACTAAATAACAAACTCCAAGGACAGACTGTTATAAACAACCAAAATGAGCCAAAAGgtgcaaacacaaacaccaatTCCTACCAGATGTGAGGGTGGAGAAGCAGCTCCACTGAGCCTCCTCTGTCGGATGCCGTGCCTCGGACTGGGAGCAGGACTCccacagagacagggagaaatgCTCCGCAGTGACCCAGGCTGGGCTCAGCAGAGCCACCACGTCCAAACACAGCGCCAGGAAGACGCACAGCAGAGCGATCAGCTTGAAGGGCCGGAACACATACATCTCGTTCACAGACATCTTCTCCCAACCAGATACACCGCTGCAGGTCAATCACAGTGGAAATTAGCTCGCCGGAGGTCCGCGTGCGTCTTCTCCCACCATAGCCTTTACtgctgctttgtgtgtgtgtgtgtgtgtgtgtgtgtgtgtgtgtgtgtgtgtgtgtgtgtgtgtccagctgGAAAAGTTTAACAGGAGACATCCGGTTGGATCggtttttcaaaataattgCACTTCAGCTGGGCCAGGCGATGAGTCAAATCTGAAATTAtctaagaaatgtatttttttatggcTATCCTCCTTCCATAATGCTGTTTTCAAGTACCAGTCTTGACTCTTTATAGCAACAATATTGGAATTTTAGAAACCTGTAGGATATTTTGTCCAAAATATGTGTAGAGACCTTAAGGTCATGAATGGCATTGTATTCTGCTCTTCCTGACTGTCTGTGGGAAAGCCATCTGGCCTGATAAAATTGAAGGGAGTATTGACcgataaattaaaaaaactgaataaaagaCTCTCGGGAGGAGTGGAATACAATATCAAGTTATGACCTTGCTATGCCCTCTTTCAGCTCTGCAGAAGATAAGAACAGGCACATATCTCAGACAGAGTACACACCGTAAAACATTGATGAAACAGAGTATACAATTTGAGACACCTGTCTGGTTAACAATAACAGAACTGTCTTCTTGCGTGTCATCCTTTAACGATCTTCATGAGAAAGCCGGacctggactacatccaactgaTAACAGCACGACCAGGGATAGGCCAGGGGACTGGCGAATATGCATAAAAAGTGTGAGGTTTTGAGTAGCGGGCATCAGATGCCGGAGGGGACTCTGTCTGTTTTGTTAGGGAGTTATAGACTTTGTCTTGAAGGAAAATCTGATCCTTGTGCACATGTTTGAACTTGCAATATCACTTTACTAAAGCTTTGATATAACTTATCCAAGAATTGAATTGATTTTCTGGTCCACCAGTCAAGAAGGTGCAAGGGGAAGTGCCGAATGTAAAAGTTCggttacaattttttagctgataaattttcaacatttagctcactttcctcacatttagcgcattttcctcacatttgagccagaaattatatatatatatatatatatatatccattatatataacatttagatttaacatttaacatttagatatatatctaagatttagatttagatataatatttagatatatatttaacatttagatttagatttaacatttagatttagatataacatttagatataaatttaacatttagattaagatataacatttagatttaacatttagatatatatttaacatttagatttagatttaacatttagatttaacatttaacatttagatatatatttaacatttagatttagatataacatttagatttaacatttaacatttatatatatatatataatttgtgtctcaaatgtgaggaaagtgagctaaatgttgaaaatttatcagctaaaaaattgtaaccGAACTTTTACATTTGGCACCCCATAGGAAGTGACCAGATTTGAGACAGATTACATTTGGCCTTTAGGGGCCAGACCAGAACCGGTCAACGGTCACGTCAAATCCTTCAAGCCCaatcaatgttgttttttaatttttaattttttttattattattattgctgttATACTGTTAATCTATATTATTCATTATCATATTTGTACCTAATGTTAGCCTGTGTGCTTTTATTTGACCGCCAAAAACGAAAGATCCAGAAGAACGcacaaaaattattattattgttatgtttttgttgcAGCCAGTTTCTCACCTTTGGCTTCAAAAGTCATaacaaaaacaagataaaacaatatatatacaatatatatataaaactatatatatatatatatatatatatatatatatatatatatatatatatatatatatatagatatatttagatatatatatctatatatatatagatatatatatctatatatatatattggccaTGATTTCAGTGTTATGATGAGAGGATATTGGCTGAATGTCCCAACCTTAGAAGACTAGAAAAAACATCTGGGAAAAAAAGACATATGATACATACACTTTAAATTcatataatttaatttatttgttaTGTGAGATACAGTCCTTACCTCAGTACAGATGAGCAGTGCTGCTCCATCAGacctcctcctgctcctttAGAcccatacatttttattttgcagcagcatctTTTCAGTCAAGTTAAAGGCAGTCTATAAAGAGAAAGTGCTAGAGGTATAAAATTCAACAaagttgtacacacacacacacacacacacacacacacacacacacacacacacacacacacacacacacacacacacatcacagccGCAAGAATAAGCCTAAATGAATATGTAATAATCAGTATAGTAATAATCAGGTGTTGACAATGTGTGTGTACCGTCAGAAGGGAATTGCAACCAAAATATTATACACAGGCCTACATATCAACACTTATAAGAAAACAGACTTGTATGCCAGACTTGACGAATTATGCAAAGATTACTGTAATTTCCAATACCTAAATTTACACATTAATGCTGTCTGGGATTACTGTGAAGGACCGGTACAGATTATTGTTACATACTGTGCTATTAATAACTCCCTGGTGGTGGTACTGATG from Sander lucioperca isolate FBNREF2018 chromosome 13, SLUC_FBN_1.2, whole genome shotgun sequence encodes:
- the LOC116064934 gene encoding transmembrane protein 47-like, coding for MSVNEMYVFRPFKLIALLCVFLALCLDVVALLSPAWVTAEHFSLSLWESCSQSEARHPTEEAQWSCFSTLTSDWQIATLVLLVAGAVATLLAFLVALISLCRGTQRRHYRTVAVLLFTAVVLQACALVLYPIKFIDGTVLQTYHEFNWGYGLGWGATIFMLGGGILFCLRTDIYEDAMY